One region of Azoarcus sp. CIB genomic DNA includes:
- a CDS encoding nitroreductase, translated as MNARVREDPVVSFGGDEAALDWLISRRRSIRAFLPVTVDTGTIEDVLRIAARAPSGNNIQPWRVHVVAGAKLESLVNAVCAAFDEGSDSHAPEYAYYPNEFFEPYLGRRRRSGWGLYARLGIEKSDRERMRVQTRRNFRFFDAPVGLIFTIDRRLGQGSWIDYGMFLQNVMLAAEARGLSTCAQAAWTPYHRLISDVLGFGEHEQLVCGMALGYGDPDAPENALVTERAPLSEFVVMHGEAAVAEH; from the coding sequence ATGAACGCGCGCGTGCGTGAGGATCCCGTCGTGTCCTTCGGCGGCGACGAGGCAGCGCTCGACTGGCTGATCTCGCGTCGCCGTTCGATACGCGCCTTCCTGCCGGTCACCGTCGATACGGGCACGATCGAGGATGTGCTGCGGATCGCCGCGCGCGCGCCGTCTGGCAACAATATCCAGCCGTGGCGGGTGCACGTCGTGGCCGGCGCGAAGCTCGAGTCCTTGGTGAACGCCGTCTGCGCCGCCTTCGACGAGGGCAGCGACAGCCATGCGCCGGAGTATGCCTATTACCCGAACGAGTTCTTCGAGCCGTATCTGGGCAGGCGGCGCCGCAGCGGCTGGGGACTCTACGCCCGGCTCGGCATCGAGAAGAGCGACCGCGAACGGATGCGCGTGCAGACGCGGCGCAACTTCCGCTTCTTCGATGCGCCGGTCGGCTTGATCTTCACCATTGACCGTCGCTTGGGGCAGGGCAGCTGGATCGACTACGGCATGTTCCTGCAGAACGTGATGCTGGCAGCCGAGGCGCGCGGTCTTTCCACCTGCGCGCAGGCGGCCTGGACGCCGTACCACCGGCTCATTTCCGATGTACTCGGCTTCGGCGAGCACGAGCAGCTTGTGTGCGGCATGGCGCTCGGTTACGGCGATCCCGACGCACCCGAGAACGCGCTCGTGACCGAGCGCGCGCCCTTGTCGGAATTCGTTGTCATGCACGGCGAGGCGGCCGTTGCAGAACACTGA
- a CDS encoding transferase hexapeptide repeat family protein, whose protein sequence is MSTPRVFAIDGVVPVVDPTAYVHPTAVLIGDVIVGPGCYVGPCASLRGDFGRLILQAGVNVQDTCVIHSFPEHDTVVEENGHIGHGAVLHCCTIKRNALVGMNAVVMDNAVIGENTFVAACSFVKAGMDVPANSLVAGVPAKVVRALTEQEMAWKVRGTGIYQNLAVRCLATMEETDALTAVESGRKRIVMPEIVPLSEQKKRS, encoded by the coding sequence ATGAGCACACCCCGAGTATTCGCGATCGACGGCGTCGTGCCGGTCGTCGACCCGACCGCCTACGTCCATCCCACTGCCGTACTGATCGGCGACGTGATCGTCGGCCCCGGCTGCTACGTCGGCCCCTGTGCCAGCCTGCGCGGCGACTTCGGCCGCCTGATCCTGCAGGCCGGCGTCAACGTGCAGGACACCTGCGTGATCCACAGCTTCCCCGAGCACGATACGGTGGTTGAAGAGAACGGCCACATCGGCCACGGCGCCGTGCTGCATTGCTGCACGATCAAGCGCAATGCGCTGGTCGGCATGAACGCCGTGGTGATGGACAACGCCGTGATCGGAGAGAACACCTTCGTCGCGGCGTGCAGCTTCGTGAAGGCGGGGATGGACGTGCCGGCCAACTCGCTGGTGGCCGGCGTGCCGGCCAAGGTCGTGCGCGCGCTCACCGAGCAGGAAATGGCGTGGAAGGTGCGCGGGACGGGCATCTACCAGAACCTTGCCGTGCGCTGCCTCGCGACGATGGAAGAGACCGACGCGCTGACGGCGGTCGAGTCGGGACGCAAGCGCATCGTGATGCCCGAGATCGTGCCGCTGAGCGAGCAAAAGAAGCGTAGCTGA
- the badH gene encoding 2-hydroxycyclohexanecarboxyl-CoA dehydrogenase has product MRGLEGKVVIVTGGAGGIGSAICRRFGEERASVAVFDINREAAEAVVAEIQSAGGKARAYAVDLTSQDSVISAVTAAEAELGPIDVLVNNAGWDKVGNFLDTEKPLWDKIVAINLYGALYMHHAVVKGMRERGRGRVINVASDAGRVGSSGEAVYSFCKGGLISFSKTLAREVARQQININVVCPGPTDTPLLDDICGEGERGEKLRTAFTRAVPFGRLGQPGDLAGAVTFLASDDAAFITGQVISVSGGLTMAG; this is encoded by the coding sequence ATGAGAGGTCTTGAAGGCAAGGTCGTGATCGTGACGGGTGGTGCCGGTGGCATCGGTTCCGCAATCTGCCGCCGCTTCGGCGAGGAGCGTGCGAGCGTCGCGGTGTTCGACATCAACCGCGAAGCGGCCGAAGCCGTTGTAGCGGAAATCCAGTCCGCCGGCGGCAAGGCGCGTGCCTATGCGGTCGATCTGACGAGCCAGGATTCGGTGATCTCGGCCGTAACGGCCGCCGAAGCTGAACTCGGCCCGATCGACGTGCTGGTGAATAACGCCGGCTGGGACAAGGTCGGCAACTTCCTCGATACCGAGAAGCCGCTGTGGGACAAGATCGTGGCGATCAACCTGTACGGCGCTCTGTACATGCATCACGCGGTCGTCAAGGGCATGCGCGAGCGCGGCCGCGGCCGTGTCATCAACGTCGCGTCCGACGCCGGCCGTGTCGGCTCGTCCGGCGAGGCGGTGTACTCGTTCTGCAAGGGCGGCCTGATCTCGTTCTCGAAGACGCTGGCCCGCGAAGTCGCCCGTCAGCAGATCAACATCAACGTCGTGTGCCCCGGCCCGACCGACACCCCGCTGCTGGATGACATCTGCGGCGAAGGCGAGCGCGGCGAGAAGCTCCGTACCGCCTTCACCCGCGCCGTGCCCTTCGGCCGTCTCGGCCAGCCGGGCGACCTGGCTGGTGCCGTGACCTTCCTCGCCAGCGACGACGCCGCGTTCATCACCGGTCAGGTGATCAGCGTGTCGGGCGGCCTGACGATGGCCGGTTAA
- a CDS encoding enoyl-CoA hydratase, with protein sequence MATGDDTMISVILTETRGKVGLIRINRPEVFNALNDDVMTGIGQALDRFEADPAIACVVVTGSEKAFAAGADIAAMRTMDYMDAYKSDFITRNWERLKTFRKPTIAAVSGVALGGGCELAMMCDIVFAAENARFGQPEIKIGTIPGAGGTQRLPRAVGKTKAMDLCLTGRLMDAQEAERSGLVARIYPPESVLDEALAAAAKIAEFSLPVLMMMKETVNRAFEGPLNEGLLFERRTLHATFGLADQKEGMSAFVDKRPPRFADR encoded by the coding sequence ATGGCGACGGGAGACGACACGATGATCTCGGTGATCCTCACTGAAACGCGCGGCAAGGTCGGCCTTATCCGCATCAACCGCCCGGAAGTCTTCAACGCGCTCAACGATGACGTGATGACCGGGATCGGCCAGGCGCTCGACCGCTTCGAAGCGGATCCCGCCATCGCTTGCGTCGTGGTGACGGGCTCCGAGAAGGCCTTCGCCGCCGGTGCGGACATCGCCGCGATGCGCACGATGGACTACATGGACGCGTACAAGTCCGACTTCATCACGCGCAACTGGGAGCGTCTCAAGACCTTCCGCAAGCCGACCATCGCCGCCGTCTCGGGCGTCGCGCTGGGCGGCGGATGCGAGCTCGCGATGATGTGCGACATCGTCTTCGCCGCTGAAAATGCCCGCTTCGGGCAGCCGGAGATCAAGATCGGCACGATCCCCGGTGCAGGCGGAACGCAGCGCCTGCCGCGCGCCGTGGGCAAGACCAAGGCGATGGACCTGTGCCTGACCGGTCGCCTGATGGACGCGCAGGAAGCGGAGCGCAGCGGCCTGGTCGCGCGCATCTACCCGCCCGAGAGCGTGCTCGACGAGGCGCTCGCAGCAGCCGCGAAGATCGCCGAGTTCTCGCTGCCCGTCCTCATGATGATGAAGGAAACGGTGAATCGTGCCTTCGAAGGCCCGCTCAACGAGGGCCTGCTGTTCGAGCGCCGCACGCTGCACGCGACCTTCGGGCTGGCGGACCAGAAGGAAGGGATGAGCGCCTTCGTCGACAAGCGGCCGCCCCGCTTCGCCGATCGCTGA
- the aliB gene encoding cyclohexanecarboxyl-CoA dehydrogenase, which produces MDFSLSPEQQALVDTASRFSRERLAPGYKAREKAERIEREVIREMGELGFLGPELPEEHGGMGVDCLTSGLLLEQISYGDFNVSYVNLLTSLCGQIVANYAQPDIAKEWLGQVIAGKKSIAIALTEPSAGSDAARLKLKATRDGDAWVLNGEKTSISMATQADVAVVFARTGSEADRARGISAFLVPMDLPGITRTAFDDIGTRPVGRGSIFFDDVRVPAEMMLGDEGKGFVQVMQGFDYSRALIGIQCMGVVRASLDETWRYVQEREAFGKKIGEFQGVTFPLAEAETMYEACRALCLKTLWLKDQGLEHTAEAAMCKWWAPKLACEIIHQCLLTHGHGGYASDYDFGQRYRDVMGLQIGDGTANIMKMIIGRQKLAAHEI; this is translated from the coding sequence ATGGATTTCAGTCTCAGTCCCGAGCAGCAAGCGCTCGTCGACACCGCAAGCCGTTTCTCCCGCGAGCGTCTCGCTCCCGGCTACAAAGCACGCGAAAAGGCCGAACGCATCGAGCGCGAAGTGATCCGCGAAATGGGCGAGCTGGGCTTCCTCGGACCGGAGCTGCCCGAGGAGCATGGCGGCATGGGGGTCGACTGCCTGACCAGCGGCCTGCTGCTGGAGCAGATCTCGTATGGCGACTTCAACGTCTCCTACGTGAATCTGCTCACCTCGCTGTGCGGCCAGATCGTCGCGAACTACGCGCAGCCGGACATCGCCAAGGAGTGGCTGGGCCAGGTCATCGCCGGCAAGAAGTCGATCGCGATCGCGCTGACCGAACCCAGCGCCGGCTCCGACGCAGCGCGCCTGAAGCTGAAGGCGACGCGTGACGGTGACGCGTGGGTGCTCAACGGCGAGAAGACCTCGATCTCGATGGCGACGCAGGCGGATGTGGCGGTCGTGTTCGCCCGCACCGGCAGCGAAGCCGATCGTGCTCGCGGCATCAGCGCCTTCCTGGTGCCGATGGATCTGCCGGGCATCACCCGCACGGCTTTCGACGACATCGGCACCCGCCCGGTGGGCCGCGGCTCGATCTTCTTCGACGACGTGCGTGTGCCGGCCGAAATGATGCTCGGCGACGAGGGCAAGGGTTTCGTTCAGGTGATGCAGGGCTTCGACTACAGCCGCGCGCTCATCGGCATCCAGTGCATGGGCGTGGTGCGTGCCTCGCTCGACGAGACCTGGCGCTACGTGCAGGAACGCGAGGCCTTCGGCAAGAAGATCGGCGAATTCCAGGGCGTGACTTTCCCGCTCGCCGAAGCGGAGACGATGTACGAGGCATGCCGCGCGCTATGCCTGAAGACGCTGTGGCTGAAGGATCAGGGCCTCGAGCACACGGCGGAAGCCGCGATGTGCAAATGGTGGGCGCCCAAGCTGGCGTGCGAAATCATTCACCAGTGCCTGCTGACGCATGGCCACGGCGGCTATGCGAGCGACTACGACTTCGGTCAGCGGTATCGCGACGTGATGGGTCTGCAGATCGGCGACGGCACCGCGAACATCATGAAGATGATCATCGGCCGCCAAAAGCTCGCAGCGCACGAGATCTAA
- a CDS encoding enoyl-CoA hydratase: MDAVVVERPNPQVAVVRLNRPEARNALNQQVRMQLAEHFTALGRDPEVRAIVLTGGDKYFAAGADLREMAEAGAIEIMLRNTHRLWGAIASCPKPVIAAVNGFAWGGGCELAMHADIIVAGEGSSFCQPEVKVGIMPGAGGTQRLARAVGKFKAMKMVLSGQPVSGREAGEMGLASEVVPDAEVQSRAMELATQIAALPPLAITQIKEVLLAGQDASLDAALMLERKAFQLLFASRDQKEGMQAFFDKRPAGFEGV; this comes from the coding sequence ATGGATGCAGTAGTCGTCGAACGGCCGAATCCGCAGGTCGCGGTGGTGCGGCTCAACCGGCCCGAGGCCCGCAACGCGCTGAACCAGCAGGTGCGCATGCAGCTGGCCGAGCACTTCACCGCGCTCGGCCGCGACCCCGAAGTGCGCGCCATCGTCCTGACAGGCGGTGACAAGTACTTTGCCGCTGGCGCCGACCTGCGCGAAATGGCCGAGGCGGGCGCGATCGAGATCATGCTGCGCAACACCCATCGCCTGTGGGGCGCGATCGCGAGCTGCCCGAAACCGGTAATCGCCGCGGTGAATGGCTTCGCATGGGGCGGCGGCTGCGAGCTCGCCATGCACGCCGACATCATCGTCGCGGGCGAGGGTTCGTCGTTCTGCCAACCGGAAGTGAAGGTCGGGATCATGCCCGGCGCCGGCGGCACGCAGCGCCTGGCGCGTGCGGTGGGCAAGTTCAAGGCGATGAAGATGGTGCTGAGCGGGCAGCCGGTGAGCGGGCGCGAGGCGGGCGAGATGGGCCTCGCGAGCGAGGTCGTGCCGGACGCCGAGGTGCAGTCGCGCGCGATGGAGCTGGCGACGCAGATCGCCGCGCTGCCGCCGCTCGCGATCACCCAGATCAAGGAAGTGCTGCTCGCCGGCCAGGACGCCTCGCTCGACGCGGCGCTGATGCTCGAGCGCAAGGCGTTCCAGTTGCTGTTCGCGAGCCGTGACCAGAAGGAAGGCATGCAGGCCTTCTTCGACAAGCGTCCGGCCGGTTTCGAGGGGGTTTGA
- a CDS encoding MarR family transcriptional regulator: protein MKDLSAAKDLATMEISNRLFFRFFQATNTLHTKGTQALDEFGVTTQQWSVLGALSRPKVKEGMGVGELSRFLLVSRQNLSGILTRLERDGLIERVTSTEDRRSRKVRLSAKGEELWVKLADPIHAFYDEALKGFSFDDRLQFIHYVSLLQRNMARL, encoded by the coding sequence ATGAAAGACCTTTCCGCTGCCAAGGACCTCGCCACAATGGAGATCAGCAACCGGCTGTTCTTCCGTTTCTTCCAGGCCACTAACACGCTGCACACCAAGGGCACGCAGGCCCTCGACGAATTCGGCGTGACGACGCAGCAGTGGTCCGTGCTCGGCGCCCTGTCCCGCCCGAAGGTCAAGGAAGGCATGGGCGTCGGCGAGCTGTCGCGCTTCCTCCTCGTCAGCCGCCAGAACCTGTCCGGCATCCTCACGCGCCTTGAGCGCGACGGCCTGATCGAGCGCGTCACCAGCACCGAAGACCGCCGCTCGCGCAAGGTGAGGCTCAGCGCAAAGGGCGAGGAACTGTGGGTCAAGCTCGCCGACCCCATCCACGCGTTCTACGACGAGGCGCTGAAGGGTTTCTCGTTCGACGACCGCCTGCAGTTCATCCATTACGTGAGCCTCTTGCAGCGAAACATGGCCAGGCTTTAG
- the aliA gene encoding cyclohexanecarboxylate-CoA ligase produces MNFDPVLIADRMTSMKAAGLWRNETIDVHFQRALENCPDKLAVVAYRDGQAEAARLSYRELDRRVDLIARNLVALGVGRSDVVSFQLPNRWEFVALSLACARIGAAANPVMPIFRQHELTYMLNFAETKVFIVPSVFRKFDHAAMARELQPKLPHLKQVVVVDGDGEDSFDRVLMRDDTPPLAGLGLGPDDVSLLMYTSGTTGEPKGVMHTSNTLFSNLHAYIATMELGSSDVVLGASPMAHLTGYGYLAMLPLILNSTTVLQEIWDPARALEIVRDEGVTFSMASTAFISDLCAAVEAGAPVSPQFTKFNCAGAPIPPVVVQRAWELMGLRVCSAWGMTECGAVTITEPVRALEKSGVSDGRALPGIEVRIIDANGDEVRTGETGELLIRGSSLFAGYLKRPQLNSVDANGWFDTGDLAFQDGEGYIRINGRSKDIVIRGGENIPVIEIENLLYRHPSITTVAVVGYPDRRLGERVCAFVSLKPGCTLTFEDLTAYLDKQQVAKQYYPERLEIVEDLPRTPAGKLQKFKLRETAKSFGNDK; encoded by the coding sequence ATGAATTTCGACCCGGTGCTGATCGCCGACCGCATGACTTCAATGAAGGCCGCGGGCCTGTGGCGCAACGAGACGATCGACGTGCATTTCCAGCGTGCGCTGGAGAACTGCCCCGACAAGCTGGCCGTAGTGGCATACCGCGACGGCCAAGCCGAAGCGGCCCGTCTCAGCTATCGCGAACTGGATCGACGCGTCGACCTGATCGCCCGCAATCTCGTCGCACTGGGCGTGGGCCGCAGCGACGTCGTCAGCTTCCAGCTGCCCAACCGCTGGGAATTCGTCGCGCTTTCCCTCGCCTGCGCCCGAATCGGTGCCGCTGCGAACCCCGTGATGCCGATCTTCCGTCAGCATGAACTCACCTACATGCTGAACTTCGCCGAGACCAAGGTCTTCATCGTGCCGAGCGTGTTCCGCAAGTTCGACCACGCGGCGATGGCACGCGAACTACAGCCCAAACTGCCCCATCTGAAGCAGGTCGTCGTCGTGGACGGCGACGGGGAAGACAGCTTCGACCGCGTGCTGATGCGCGACGACACGCCGCCCCTTGCCGGCCTTGGCCTCGGACCCGACGACGTGTCGCTCCTCATGTACACGTCTGGCACAACGGGCGAGCCCAAGGGCGTGATGCACACGTCCAACACGCTCTTCTCGAACCTGCATGCGTACATCGCGACGATGGAGCTGGGCTCCTCGGACGTCGTCCTCGGCGCTTCGCCGATGGCTCACCTCACCGGCTACGGCTACCTCGCGATGCTGCCGCTGATCCTGAACTCGACGACCGTGCTGCAGGAGATCTGGGATCCCGCGCGCGCACTCGAGATCGTCCGTGACGAGGGCGTGACCTTCAGCATGGCCTCGACCGCCTTCATCTCCGACCTGTGCGCGGCGGTCGAAGCGGGCGCCCCGGTCTCGCCGCAATTCACCAAGTTCAACTGCGCCGGTGCACCCATCCCGCCGGTCGTCGTCCAGCGCGCCTGGGAGCTGATGGGGCTGCGCGTGTGCTCGGCCTGGGGCATGACCGAATGCGGCGCCGTCACGATCACCGAACCCGTCCGTGCGCTTGAGAAGTCTGGCGTCTCGGACGGCCGCGCCCTTCCGGGCATCGAGGTCCGCATCATTGACGCGAACGGCGACGAGGTACGCACCGGCGAGACGGGGGAACTGCTGATCCGCGGCTCGTCGCTGTTCGCCGGGTATCTCAAGCGTCCCCAGCTAAACAGCGTCGACGCGAACGGCTGGTTCGACACCGGTGACCTCGCCTTCCAGGACGGCGAGGGCTACATCCGCATCAACGGCCGCAGCAAGGACATCGTGATCCGCGGCGGCGAGAACATCCCGGTCATCGAGATCGAGAACCTGCTCTACCGGCACCCGTCCATCACCACGGTTGCGGTCGTCGGCTACCCGGATCGCCGTCTGGGCGAGCGCGTGTGTGCCTTCGTCTCGCTGAAACCCGGGTGCACGCTGACTTTCGAGGACCTCACGGCCTATCTCGACAAGCAGCAGGTCGCCAAGCAGTACTACCCGGAGCGCCTCGAGATCGTCGAAGACCTGCCCCGCACGCCGGCCGGCAAGCTGCAGAAATTCAAGCTGCGCGAGACCGCCAAGTCCTTCGGCAACGACAAGTGA
- the badI gene encoding 2-ketocyclohexanecarboxyl-CoA hydrolase, protein MEYQDILYTKQDGIATVTINRPAQYNAFRAQTCEEMIHALKDADYDRSIGVVVLTGAGDKAFCTGGDQGTQDGGYGGRGVIGLPIEEVQSAIRDISKPVIARVNGFAIGGGNVLVTICDLAIASDKAQLGQAGPRVGSVDPGFGTALLARVVGEKKAREIWYLCRRYNAQEALAMGLVNAVVPHDQLDAEVKKWCDEIVEKSPTAIALAKKSFNVDTEMIRGMGGLAMHALKLYYETAESAEGGNAFREKRKPEFRKHQK, encoded by the coding sequence ATGGAATACCAGGACATTCTCTACACCAAGCAGGACGGCATCGCGACCGTTACGATCAACCGCCCCGCCCAGTACAACGCCTTCCGCGCCCAGACCTGCGAGGAGATGATCCACGCGCTCAAGGATGCGGATTACGACCGCAGCATCGGCGTGGTCGTCCTGACCGGCGCCGGCGACAAGGCCTTCTGCACCGGCGGTGACCAGGGTACGCAGGACGGCGGCTACGGTGGCCGCGGCGTGATCGGCCTGCCGATCGAGGAAGTGCAGAGCGCCATCCGCGACATCTCCAAGCCCGTGATCGCTCGCGTGAACGGCTTTGCGATCGGCGGCGGCAACGTGCTCGTGACGATCTGCGACCTCGCGATCGCCTCCGACAAGGCCCAACTCGGCCAGGCCGGTCCGCGCGTCGGCTCGGTCGACCCCGGCTTCGGCACCGCGCTGCTGGCGCGTGTGGTCGGCGAGAAGAAGGCGCGCGAGATCTGGTACCTGTGCCGCCGCTACAACGCGCAGGAAGCGCTCGCGATGGGCCTCGTCAATGCCGTCGTGCCGCACGACCAGCTCGACGCCGAAGTGAAGAAGTGGTGCGACGAGATCGTCGAGAAGAGCCCGACCGCAATCGCGCTGGCGAAGAAGTCGTTCAACGTCGATACGGAAATGATCCGCGGCATGGGCGGCCTGGCGATGCACGCGCTCAAGCTCTACTACGAGACGGCCGAGTCGGCCGAAGGCGGCAATGCCTTCCGCGAGAAGCGCAAGCCCGAGTTCCGCAAGCACCAGAAGTAA
- a CDS encoding acyl-CoA dehydrogenase family protein — MIRDQETLNILLDTISRFVRERLVPQEAHVAETDQIPAELVDEMKELGLFGLSIPEEFGGMGLTMEEEVLATFEIGRTSPCFRSLFATNNGIGAQGIVIDGTPEQKSYYLPKLATGEIIGAFALTEPDSGSDAGSLRTSARRDGDHYVLNGTKRYITNAPEAGIFTVMARTNPDAKGAHGISAFIVEQGTPGLSLGPIDKKMGQKGAHICDVIFEDCRVPATNLIGGREEVGFKTAMKVLDKGRINIAAVCVGVAERMLDDALRYALERKQFGKQIAEFQLIQAMLADSKAEIYAGRNMVLDAARRRDDGLDVGTEAACAKLFASEMCCRVADRAVQIFGGAGYLAEYGIERFYRDVRLFRIFEGTSQIQQLVIARNMIRAAGE; from the coding sequence ATGATCCGCGACCAGGAGACACTCAACATTCTTCTCGACACGATTTCGCGCTTCGTGCGCGAGCGCCTCGTGCCGCAGGAGGCGCACGTCGCCGAGACCGACCAGATCCCCGCGGAGCTGGTTGACGAGATGAAGGAACTCGGCCTGTTCGGGCTGTCGATTCCCGAGGAATTCGGCGGCATGGGGCTGACGATGGAAGAGGAGGTCCTCGCGACCTTCGAGATCGGTCGCACCTCGCCGTGTTTCCGCTCCCTCTTCGCCACCAACAACGGCATCGGCGCGCAGGGTATCGTCATCGACGGCACGCCCGAGCAGAAAAGCTATTACCTGCCCAAGCTCGCGACCGGCGAGATCATCGGCGCCTTCGCGCTCACCGAACCCGACAGCGGTTCCGACGCCGGCAGCCTGCGCACCAGCGCGCGCCGCGACGGTGACCATTACGTGCTGAACGGCACGAAGCGTTACATCACCAACGCACCCGAAGCCGGCATCTTCACGGTGATGGCGCGCACGAATCCGGACGCCAAAGGGGCGCATGGAATTTCGGCCTTCATCGTCGAGCAGGGCACGCCGGGCCTGTCGCTCGGCCCCATCGACAAGAAGATGGGCCAGAAGGGCGCGCACATCTGCGACGTGATCTTCGAGGACTGCCGCGTGCCGGCAACGAACCTGATCGGCGGGCGCGAGGAAGTCGGTTTCAAGACCGCGATGAAGGTGCTCGACAAGGGGCGCATCAACATTGCCGCGGTGTGCGTGGGTGTGGCCGAGCGCATGCTCGACGACGCGCTGCGCTATGCGCTCGAGCGCAAGCAGTTCGGCAAGCAGATCGCCGAATTCCAGCTGATCCAGGCGATGCTGGCCGACAGCAAGGCCGAGATCTATGCCGGGCGCAACATGGTGCTGGATGCCGCACGCCGTCGCGACGACGGTCTGGACGTCGGCACGGAAGCCGCGTGCGCCAAGCTCTTCGCTTCGGAAATGTGCTGCCGCGTCGCCGACCGTGCCGTGCAGATCTTCGGCGGCGCGGGTTATCTTGCGGAATACGGCATCGAGCGCTTCTACCGCGACGTGCGTCTGTTCCGCATCTTCGAGGGCACGAGCCAGATCCAGCAGCTCGTGATCGCCCGCAACATGATCCGGGCTGCAGGCGAATGA